A stretch of Microbacterium sp. LWH3-1.2 DNA encodes these proteins:
- a CDS encoding carbohydrate ABC transporter permease, with protein sequence MSDVIDQAVPLAGQEALARPKKRRSRRGARAGHVSWPVYLMLIIAVLISVFPLYYMFVIASVGASAVTSMPPRLYPGFNFFEIAGKVFDTVPFFQSLINSVIVSLAIAVIASLLCALAGFAFAKLEFPGRNALFLIVLLTMTVPAQLSVIPQYLIISWLDWVDTLQAIIVPGLASAFGIFWMRQHMATTLNDELMQAARIDGANSWQIFWRIGFPVVRPAAFVLGLITFTAVWNDFMWPFIVLKSPELFTVQIVLKQLQANRTIDLALTMGGSFMATLPLLIVFFFVGRRMVAGIMDGAFKG encoded by the coding sequence ATGTCCGACGTCATCGATCAGGCGGTCCCGCTGGCGGGCCAGGAGGCGCTCGCGCGTCCGAAGAAGCGTCGGTCCCGACGCGGCGCCCGAGCGGGCCATGTGTCGTGGCCGGTCTACCTGATGCTCATCATCGCGGTGCTCATCAGCGTCTTCCCGCTCTACTACATGTTCGTCATCGCCTCCGTGGGTGCATCGGCGGTCACCTCGATGCCGCCGCGGCTGTACCCCGGGTTCAACTTCTTCGAGATCGCCGGCAAGGTCTTCGACACGGTGCCGTTCTTCCAATCGCTGATCAACAGCGTGATCGTGTCGCTGGCCATCGCGGTCATCGCCTCGCTGCTGTGCGCGTTGGCCGGCTTCGCGTTCGCGAAGCTCGAGTTCCCAGGCCGGAACGCGCTGTTCCTGATCGTGCTGCTGACCATGACGGTTCCGGCGCAGCTCAGCGTGATCCCGCAGTACCTCATCATCTCGTGGCTCGACTGGGTCGACACGCTCCAGGCGATCATCGTCCCGGGACTGGCGAGCGCCTTCGGCATCTTCTGGATGCGCCAGCACATGGCCACGACGCTGAACGACGAGCTCATGCAGGCTGCGCGCATCGACGGGGCCAACAGCTGGCAGATCTTCTGGCGCATCGGCTTCCCCGTCGTCCGTCCGGCGGCATTCGTGCTCGGGCTCATCACCTTCACGGCGGTGTGGAACGACTTCATGTGGCCGTTCATCGTGCTGAAGTCGCCCGAGCTGTTCACCGTCCAGATCGTCCTGAAGCAGCTGCAGGCGAACCGCACGATCGACCTCGCGCTGACGATGGGCGGATCGTTCATGGCCACCCTGCCGCTTCTGATCGTCTTCTTCTTCGTCGGTCGGCGCATGGTCGCCGGGATCATGGACGGAGCGTTCAAGGGCTGA
- a CDS encoding beta-glucosidase family protein, which produces MSANAGVVDEGRWRDTTLSARERAQALVDALTLEEKVAQLGSVWLTDDADAFAPKLEGDAAAAEAGDPFAHGLGQLTRVFGTAPVTVREGVTRLRELQQKVMAQQRLGIPALVHEECLTGLAAFGATAFPTPLAWAASFDEDLVREMARAIGEDMRSIGVHQGLAPVLDVVRDYRWGRVEETLGEDPYVVGQLGAAYVAGLESAGVIATLKHFAGYAASRGARNHAPVSMGPREFADTVLPPFETALRQGGARSVMTSYTDVDGIPSTANRELLDGVLRTEWGFDGTVVADYWAVPFLVSMHRVAGDAAAAGALALRAGVDVELPSTVAYAALPRLVRAGLVEESDIDRAAVRHLRHKIEAGLLDGGAVVPDGAEQVCLDGERNRALSSRLAEESIVLLKDDGTAGLRPGARIGLIGPAAAEYRSLLGCYAFPNHVLTKYPGHDPGIAIPTIEEAVRAEFDASVVRAETGCTILGDGQARIEEAVDLARDSDAVVIVVGDVAGLFGAGTSGEGCDAEDLRLPGRQDELVRAVLATGTPTTLVVVSGRPYALGAYGAAAMIVQAFFPGAEGAGALAGILSGRVTPSGRLPVQIPRTPGGGGTYLQPPLGLHNAGITVADPTPLYPFGFGLTPGRISYEHLSAPLIVPTTGAAEVTVTVGNSGADCVEVVQLYASFPSASVVRPDIQLVGFARIRVPAGERRTVLFTLEAARLAATGADGRLAVDPGVVVLSAGPSAADRPVEARIRLSGDRRVLLARAGRTAWDVDDTEGTPEQ; this is translated from the coding sequence ATGAGCGCGAATGCAGGCGTCGTCGACGAGGGTCGGTGGCGCGATACAACGCTGAGCGCGCGCGAGCGCGCTCAGGCCCTGGTCGACGCGCTGACCCTGGAGGAGAAGGTCGCGCAGCTGGGGTCGGTGTGGCTCACCGACGACGCCGACGCCTTCGCCCCCAAGCTCGAGGGCGACGCCGCGGCCGCCGAGGCCGGTGACCCGTTCGCCCACGGCCTGGGTCAGCTGACCCGAGTCTTCGGCACGGCTCCGGTGACCGTGCGCGAGGGTGTCACCCGGCTTCGCGAGCTGCAGCAGAAGGTGATGGCTCAGCAGCGGCTCGGCATCCCCGCGCTCGTGCATGAGGAGTGCCTGACCGGTCTCGCCGCTTTCGGCGCCACCGCCTTTCCCACCCCGCTGGCATGGGCCGCGAGCTTCGACGAAGACCTGGTGCGCGAGATGGCTCGCGCGATCGGCGAGGACATGCGCTCGATCGGTGTGCACCAGGGACTCGCCCCGGTGCTCGACGTCGTCCGCGACTACCGCTGGGGCCGCGTCGAAGAGACGCTCGGCGAAGACCCCTATGTCGTCGGCCAGCTCGGGGCGGCGTACGTCGCGGGCCTCGAGAGCGCCGGCGTCATAGCCACTCTCAAGCACTTCGCGGGGTATGCCGCCTCGCGGGGAGCCCGCAACCACGCTCCCGTCAGCATGGGTCCGCGCGAATTCGCCGACACGGTGCTGCCTCCGTTCGAGACGGCGCTCCGGCAGGGCGGGGCCCGCAGCGTCATGACCTCGTACACCGACGTCGACGGCATCCCGAGCACCGCCAATCGGGAACTGCTGGACGGCGTGCTGCGTACCGAGTGGGGCTTCGACGGCACGGTCGTCGCCGACTACTGGGCGGTGCCGTTCCTGGTGTCGATGCACCGCGTCGCCGGTGACGCCGCCGCCGCCGGCGCCCTGGCCCTCCGGGCGGGCGTCGACGTCGAGCTGCCCTCGACGGTCGCGTACGCCGCCCTGCCTCGGCTCGTGCGCGCAGGGCTGGTCGAGGAAAGCGACATCGATCGCGCCGCTGTCCGGCACCTGCGCCACAAGATCGAAGCGGGACTCCTCGACGGCGGGGCGGTCGTCCCGGATGGCGCGGAGCAGGTGTGCCTGGACGGAGAGCGCAACCGCGCGCTGTCGTCGCGACTGGCGGAGGAATCGATCGTCCTGCTCAAGGACGACGGCACTGCAGGGCTGCGACCGGGCGCGCGCATCGGACTCATCGGGCCCGCCGCCGCCGAGTACCGCAGCCTCCTCGGCTGCTACGCCTTCCCCAACCACGTGCTCACGAAGTACCCCGGGCATGACCCCGGCATCGCCATCCCGACGATCGAGGAGGCGGTGCGCGCCGAGTTCGACGCGTCCGTCGTGCGCGCCGAAACCGGGTGCACCATCCTGGGCGACGGGCAGGCACGGATCGAGGAGGCGGTGGACCTGGCGCGCGACAGCGACGCGGTCGTCATCGTCGTCGGCGACGTCGCGGGGCTGTTCGGCGCCGGTACCTCGGGAGAGGGCTGCGACGCCGAAGATCTGCGTCTGCCGGGGCGCCAGGACGAACTCGTCCGCGCGGTCCTCGCGACCGGCACACCGACCACACTCGTCGTCGTCTCGGGACGGCCGTACGCCCTGGGCGCCTACGGCGCGGCGGCCATGATCGTGCAGGCGTTCTTCCCCGGAGCCGAGGGGGCCGGAGCCCTCGCCGGGATCCTGTCGGGACGAGTGACCCCGAGCGGCCGTCTGCCGGTGCAGATCCCACGGACCCCCGGCGGCGGCGGCACGTACCTGCAGCCGCCCCTGGGTCTGCACAACGCGGGGATCACCGTCGCCGACCCCACGCCGTTGTACCCGTTCGGCTTCGGCCTCACTCCAGGGCGGATCTCGTACGAGCACCTGTCCGCACCGCTCATCGTCCCCACGACGGGGGCGGCCGAGGTGACGGTGACCGTCGGCAACAGCGGCGCCGACTGCGTCGAGGTCGTCCAGCTCTACGCGTCCTTCCCGTCGGCGTCCGTGGTGCGCCCCGACATTCAGCTCGTCGGCTTCGCCCGCATCCGCGTGCCCGCCGGCGAGCGTCGCACCGTGCTCTTCACGCTCGAGGCGGCACGCCTGGCCGCCACCGGGGCCGATGGCCGGCTGGCCGTCGACCCCGGTGTCGTGGTGCTCTCAGCCGGACCCTCGGCGGCGGACCGTCCTGTGGAGGCTCGGATCCGTCTATCCGGAGACCGGCGCGTCCTCCTGGCTCGGGCGGGCAGGACCGCGTGGGATGTGGACGACACGGAAGGAACGCCAGAACAGTGA
- a CDS encoding ThuA domain-containing protein: MRVLVWGENHHEKHDGTTQRLYPDTMHGTIAAGLRRLLPDDAVVQTATLDDPEHGLAEERLAETDVLFWWGHLRHDAVDDAVIERVHRHVLGGMGLVVLHSGHFSKIFIRLMGTTCSLRWRQADDRELVWTVAPTHPIAIGVPHPIVIPSQEMYGEFFDVPAPDELVFVSSFTGGEVFRSGMTFSRGHGRIFYFSPGDQDYPVYHQPDIQRVLANAAAWAGQDRARTVPRLAMHRADEFDTPREWDGEVLS, from the coding sequence ATCCGCGTGCTCGTGTGGGGGGAGAACCACCACGAGAAGCATGACGGGACGACGCAGCGGCTGTACCCCGACACCATGCACGGCACGATCGCGGCGGGGCTCCGCCGGCTGCTGCCGGACGACGCAGTCGTCCAGACCGCCACGCTCGACGACCCCGAGCACGGACTTGCCGAGGAGCGCCTCGCAGAGACGGACGTGCTGTTCTGGTGGGGTCACCTGCGCCACGACGCCGTCGACGACGCCGTCATCGAGCGTGTCCACCGCCACGTACTCGGGGGAATGGGGCTCGTGGTGCTGCACTCCGGCCACTTCTCGAAGATCTTCATCCGTCTCATGGGAACGACATGTTCGCTGCGCTGGCGACAGGCCGACGATCGCGAGCTGGTGTGGACGGTCGCCCCGACGCATCCGATCGCGATCGGCGTGCCGCATCCGATCGTGATCCCCTCGCAGGAGATGTACGGCGAGTTCTTCGACGTGCCCGCCCCGGACGAGCTGGTGTTCGTGTCCAGCTTCACCGGGGGAGAGGTCTTCCGCTCGGGCATGACGTTCTCGCGCGGCCACGGTCGAATCTTCTACTTCTCGCCCGGTGACCAGGACTATCCCGTCTACCACCAGCCCGACATCCAGCGGGTCCTCGCCAATGCTGCAGCGTGGGCCGGGCAGGACCGCGCCCGCACCGTGCCCCGCCTCGCGATGCACCGCGCGGACGAGTTCGACACACCCCGTGAGTGGGACGGCGAGGTGCTCTCATGA